The Myxococcus fulvus genome has a window encoding:
- a CDS encoding phosphoglycerate kinase: MIRYIDELQLTGKRTFIRVDFNVPLDGRKVTDDTRIREALPTIRRALELGGKVILASHLGRPKGPDPKLSLEPVAARLAELLGGKHEVILTDDCVGDGVKKQVKELKEGQVVVLENLRFHKEEEANDETFARELAALADVYVNDAFGTAHRAHASTAGMVPFVKEKAAGLLMKKEIEYLGRVLKNPEKPFVAILGGSKVSDKIKVIESLLPKVDALLVGGAMAYTFLKAQGVEVGKSRVEEDKLSLATRLLEAAHRLKTPIVLPVDHIVGTEPTEKSSKQETPDNAVPKDMMGLDIGPKTRSLFTQHIRDARTVVWNGPMGLFEVAKFADGTRSVGTAMANNKQAITVIGGGDSAAAVEQMGLADQLSHVSTGGGASLEFLEGRELPGIKALETR, encoded by the coding sequence ATGATCCGCTACATCGACGAGCTGCAACTCACGGGCAAGCGCACCTTCATCCGCGTGGACTTCAACGTCCCGCTCGACGGCCGGAAGGTGACGGACGACACCCGCATCCGTGAGGCGCTGCCCACCATCCGCCGCGCGCTGGAGCTGGGCGGCAAGGTCATCCTGGCCTCCCACCTGGGGCGTCCCAAGGGGCCGGACCCCAAGCTGTCGCTCGAGCCGGTCGCCGCGCGGCTGGCCGAGCTGCTCGGCGGCAAGCACGAGGTCATCCTCACGGATGACTGCGTGGGCGACGGCGTGAAGAAGCAGGTGAAGGAGCTGAAGGAGGGGCAGGTGGTGGTGCTGGAGAACCTGCGCTTCCACAAGGAGGAGGAGGCCAACGACGAGACCTTCGCTCGCGAGCTGGCCGCGCTGGCGGACGTCTACGTCAACGACGCCTTCGGCACCGCGCACCGCGCCCACGCCTCCACGGCGGGCATGGTGCCCTTCGTGAAGGAGAAGGCGGCGGGCCTCCTGATGAAGAAGGAGATCGAGTACCTGGGCCGCGTGCTCAAGAACCCGGAGAAGCCCTTCGTGGCCATCCTGGGTGGCTCGAAGGTGAGCGACAAGATCAAGGTCATCGAGAGCCTGCTGCCCAAGGTGGACGCGCTGCTGGTGGGCGGGGCGATGGCGTACACGTTCCTGAAGGCGCAGGGCGTGGAGGTGGGCAAGTCCCGCGTCGAGGAGGACAAGCTGTCCTTGGCCACGCGCCTGCTCGAGGCGGCGCACCGGCTGAAGACGCCGATCGTCCTCCCGGTGGACCACATCGTCGGCACCGAGCCGACGGAGAAGAGCTCCAAGCAGGAGACGCCGGACAACGCGGTGCCCAAGGACATGATGGGCCTGGACATCGGTCCGAAGACGCGCTCGCTGTTCACGCAGCACATCCGCGACGCGCGCACGGTGGTGTGGAACGGCCCCATGGGCCTGTTCGAGGTGGCGAAGTTCGCCGACGGCACGCGCTCGGTGGGCACGGCCATGGCGAACAACAAGCAGGCCATCACCGTGATTGGCGGCGGGGACAGCGCGGCGGCCGTGGAGCAGATGGGGCTGGCGGATCAGCTCAGCCACGTGTCCACGGGCGGCGGGGCCTCGTTGGAGTTCCTGGAGGGCCGCGAGCTTCCGGGCATCAAGGCGCTGGAGACGCGGTAG
- a CDS encoding serine/threonine protein kinase produces MTPLETVIDGWQVSRELGSGGFAFVFLGEKNGKSAALKVARHREASGDSKQTHARTLRELTALLMLEHRNVVRPQGYGYTLTGNVYLALDYVDGWTLAEWAERKHPTFREIIRVFENVASALSYMHSRGVLHRDLKLSNVLVRKSDGEPVIIDFSCATYTLAEELTDGGLPPGTDRYRAPEQFKFLQEHKDEHRARYAFQVADEIFAVGVMLHELLTDPRPMELHARFDLNDPRYAPPAPRLVNARIPEALSELVEGILSRSPSRRPVDTESLRRELAELRDDPVPGYDVPAHAPSEQRQLALAEHEGAADSLPPEYAPRRWQGGLTARSRWAGRWGVSIAGAVALVVGVALWRYPAAKREPPVGLDVASVPRAPTAPDSSPPRMGPPAMSLSAPYSLDTPGLALVAAQKEGSTVMTPPAESPTQGRAARMSKKFVAAAECASLSLVAALAAGCPGAQIRPESFTCPTGAEQAMLGDLRWTYGDRFTLVLDDRHGQGDQVWFTAGGDVVGVVPKGMNDDRQREVAPVGTRFYGKAYYLSDKMGRADGPALVVRYDRVKLPGQDEQPICFVVEGTVLAYKDGRVKARNWNGGIVVARWP; encoded by the coding sequence ATGACTCCCCTCGAAACGGTTATCGATGGATGGCAAGTTTCAAGGGAGCTTGGGAGTGGAGGGTTTGCATTCGTCTTCCTGGGCGAGAAGAACGGCAAGAGTGCGGCGCTCAAGGTGGCCCGGCACCGCGAGGCCAGTGGTGATTCCAAGCAAACCCATGCCCGGACATTGAGGGAGTTGACGGCGCTGCTGATGCTGGAGCATCGCAACGTTGTCCGTCCTCAAGGGTATGGCTACACGTTGACTGGCAATGTCTACCTTGCGCTCGACTACGTGGACGGCTGGACGCTCGCGGAGTGGGCTGAGCGCAAGCATCCGACGTTTCGCGAAATCATCCGTGTCTTCGAGAATGTAGCCAGTGCCCTGTCGTACATGCACAGCCGAGGCGTGCTGCATCGGGATTTGAAGCTGTCCAACGTGCTCGTCCGGAAGAGCGACGGAGAGCCCGTCATCATCGACTTCAGTTGTGCGACCTACACGCTCGCCGAAGAGCTGACGGACGGTGGGCTTCCTCCAGGCACCGACCGCTACCGTGCGCCCGAGCAGTTCAAGTTCCTGCAAGAGCACAAGGACGAGCATCGGGCCCGCTATGCGTTTCAGGTCGCCGATGAAATCTTCGCGGTCGGAGTCATGCTGCACGAACTGCTGACCGACCCTCGCCCGATGGAGCTTCATGCGCGCTTCGACCTGAACGACCCGCGCTATGCGCCCCCGGCTCCTCGGCTGGTGAATGCGCGTATCCCCGAGGCGCTGAGCGAACTCGTCGAGGGCATTCTGTCCAGGTCCCCGTCGCGGCGTCCGGTTGATACCGAATCGCTTCGGCGTGAACTGGCGGAACTCCGCGACGACCCGGTTCCTGGCTACGACGTTCCGGCACATGCGCCCTCGGAGCAGCGTCAGCTCGCTCTTGCCGAGCATGAGGGAGCGGCCGATTCGTTGCCTCCGGAGTACGCCCCCCGCAGGTGGCAAGGCGGCCTTACTGCTCGCTCTCGCTGGGCAGGGAGGTGGGGCGTCTCGATAGCCGGTGCGGTGGCTCTCGTCGTGGGCGTTGCCTTGTGGCGTTATCCGGCCGCGAAGCGCGAACCCCCAGTGGGGCTGGACGTTGCTTCGGTGCCTCGTGCTCCCACCGCTCCAGATTCTTCGCCGCCCAGGATGGGCCCCCCTGCTATGTCACTCTCGGCCCCCTATTCTTTGGATACCCCGGGGCTGGCTCTTGTCGCTGCACAGAAGGAAGGTTCAACCGTGATGACCCCGCCGGCCGAGTCGCCAACCCAGGGCCGCGCAGCCCGCATGTCGAAGAAGTTCGTTGCTGCCGCTGAGTGCGCGTCGTTGTCGCTCGTCGCGGCGCTGGCGGCGGGTTGCCCTGGTGCCCAGATACGGCCTGAGTCGTTCACCTGTCCTACCGGTGCCGAGCAGGCAATGCTGGGAGACCTTCGTTGGACCTACGGTGACCGGTTCACGCTTGTCCTCGATGACCGCCATGGGCAGGGGGATCAAGTTTGGTTCACTGCGGGCGGGGATGTGGTGGGCGTCGTCCCGAAGGGCATGAACGACGATCGGCAGCGGGAAGTCGCGCCTGTCGGAACGCGCTTCTACGGGAAGGCTTACTACCTGTCCGACAAGATGGGGAGGGCGGATGGTCCTGCGCTCGTCGTTCGGTATGACCGGGTGAAGCTGCCTGGGCAGGACGAGCAACCCATCTGCTTCGTCGTGGAGGGAACCGTGCTGGCCTACAAGGATGGTCGGGTGAAAGCGCGGAACTGGAATGGCGGCATCGTCGTAGCCCGATGGCCTTGA
- a CDS encoding imm11 family protein: MERHFYWVRRADVPQWLIETPTRESGEAFDEPWMFADGRHLENPEGMMARISTPGDKLAFVFSVIEKAPLVSGAVASVFRDLAPDDVQVMPVSVEGEPEPFFVVNATKAVDCIDEAQCLEIQHDDEDDSIPEFEGQYRWIYGLRIDPSKTEGAHVFRLKKFLVALIVSEEIKDALEQVGNLGVSFERVTGPSGGNCPTRDAE, from the coding sequence GTGGAGCGCCATTTCTACTGGGTACGGCGGGCTGACGTGCCGCAATGGCTCATCGAGACCCCGACACGGGAGTCGGGTGAGGCATTCGATGAGCCCTGGATGTTCGCGGACGGCCGCCATCTCGAGAACCCGGAGGGGATGATGGCTCGGATTTCGACCCCGGGAGATAAGCTCGCGTTTGTGTTCTCCGTCATCGAGAAGGCTCCTTTGGTGAGTGGGGCCGTCGCGAGCGTCTTCAGGGATCTAGCGCCTGACGACGTGCAGGTGATGCCGGTGTCGGTAGAAGGGGAGCCCGAGCCTTTCTTCGTCGTCAATGCAACCAAGGCGGTTGATTGCATTGATGAAGCTCAATGCCTGGAGATCCAGCATGACGACGAAGACGACAGCATCCCTGAGTTTGAGGGGCAGTATCGGTGGATCTACGGGTTGCGAATCGACCCCTCGAAGACTGAGGGAGCCCATGTTTTTCGGCTGAAGAAGTTCCTGGTTGCGCTCATCGTCTCGGAGGAGATCAAGGACGCGCTCGAACAAGTCGGGAACCTAGGCGTGTCGTTTGAGCGTGTGACGGGCCCCAGTGGCGGCAACTGCCCGACGCGTGACGCGGAGTGA
- a CDS encoding DUF2381 family protein yields the protein MLQPFRLALSLILVSGVAAAAEPIPKGRVRRERSVTVARSSSEAPPVIRVAGDTSTVILFSAPIQKSSLTFDETRLRVLDVGERSVIVQPLADLRGDERQEMGVFFADGSSPARAAFVLVTDPAEVDSRIDAQRPESLNSPCHPDTPMPAPRPEDFVLLGFVDDSGVTASKVKDVADEAQGLSSSLTFSYNGKGWALVDVTVWNSPDRPAWTPREATFVGRVGMPLRARLVSAKKGAILPGEDGRVLAVVELPEPKANLVFTVDVRGDGGRHLVIPNVRFPKSGAGEVR from the coding sequence TTGCTCCAACCTTTCAGATTGGCGCTCTCGCTCATTCTCGTGTCGGGGGTTGCCGCCGCGGCTGAGCCCATTCCCAAGGGGCGGGTCAGGCGGGAGCGCTCCGTGACTGTCGCTCGCTCTTCCTCCGAGGCTCCCCCCGTCATTCGTGTCGCGGGGGACACCTCGACGGTGATCCTCTTCTCCGCGCCCATCCAGAAGAGCTCCCTGACTTTCGACGAGACGCGGCTCCGTGTCCTGGACGTAGGGGAGCGGTCGGTCATCGTCCAGCCCCTTGCCGACCTGCGGGGCGATGAGCGGCAGGAGATGGGCGTCTTCTTCGCCGATGGCAGTTCGCCAGCACGGGCCGCTTTCGTCCTCGTGACCGACCCAGCGGAAGTGGACTCGCGCATCGATGCGCAGCGGCCCGAGTCGTTGAACTCGCCCTGTCATCCGGACACGCCAATGCCAGCGCCGAGGCCGGAGGACTTCGTGTTGCTTGGCTTCGTGGACGACAGCGGCGTTACTGCTTCGAAGGTCAAGGACGTGGCCGACGAGGCTCAGGGGCTCTCCTCAAGCCTGACCTTCTCCTACAATGGTAAGGGCTGGGCACTGGTTGATGTGACCGTTTGGAATAGCCCAGACCGACCGGCGTGGACGCCGCGAGAGGCCACTTTTGTCGGTCGTGTGGGCATGCCTCTTCGGGCACGACTTGTATCAGCAAAGAAAGGTGCGATTCTTCCCGGGGAGGACGGACGCGTGCTTGCCGTCGTTGAGCTGCCCGAGCCGAAAGCAAACCTCGTGTTCACCGTGGACGTTCGGGGCGATGGCGGCCGGCACCTCGTGATTCCGAACGTGCGCTTTCCCAAGTCGGGTGCAGGGGAGGTTCGATGA
- a CDS encoding serine/threonine protein kinase yields MAAIEFGVPRGAILFEKDGFKYEFRDSLGEAHHGLSLFVARRRTLEGNHPRGRVLLKAVAAHTSQDVRRVKRARQKLEEQVRLAMFLDHPAILRVHGLHKAEGASYVITEHPSGHSVRELLALAGECGHTFSPLFVLYLGAQVAAALEHAHEAKDEQGRPLNIVHRAIDLGTLFVDWKGGVQVADFGLALSSLPGRVSSTVHRPQGDAFYSSPEMLLTGRVDARSDLFALGVVMLELATGKNLLDAPDEVTDAVKDSLSRRQRVRVRRAIKRAHLADCHPLVGDAIWRAATYTQADLVALMAKLPQGLGLTLLKLLQRSPDDRYPSARALATDLGRWLGGEGVFGKAQAEAELLVLMKKAGSAMAELGIRRPRGVEVSDEASTH; encoded by the coding sequence ATGGCGGCAATCGAGTTCGGCGTTCCACGGGGCGCGATCCTCTTCGAGAAGGACGGCTTCAAGTACGAGTTCCGTGACAGCTTGGGGGAGGCTCATCACGGGCTGAGCCTGTTCGTCGCGAGGCGCCGGACGCTGGAGGGCAACCATCCACGGGGGCGGGTGTTGCTCAAGGCCGTAGCGGCGCATACGAGCCAGGATGTGAGGCGCGTCAAAAGGGCGAGGCAGAAGCTCGAGGAGCAGGTGCGCCTCGCGATGTTCCTCGACCACCCGGCGATCCTTCGTGTCCACGGACTGCACAAGGCTGAAGGCGCTTCGTACGTCATCACGGAGCACCCGTCCGGGCATTCGGTGCGGGAGCTGCTGGCGCTCGCAGGGGAGTGTGGGCACACCTTCTCTCCTCTGTTCGTGCTCTACCTGGGAGCGCAGGTTGCCGCGGCGCTGGAGCATGCCCACGAAGCGAAGGACGAGCAGGGGAGACCCCTCAACATCGTCCACCGAGCCATCGACCTCGGAACCCTCTTCGTTGATTGGAAGGGTGGGGTGCAGGTCGCCGATTTCGGTCTCGCCCTATCGAGCTTGCCGGGCCGCGTTTCGTCGACGGTGCACCGACCGCAGGGGGACGCGTTCTATTCGTCTCCGGAAATGCTTCTGACGGGGCGGGTCGACGCGCGCTCGGACTTGTTCGCGCTCGGTGTCGTGATGCTCGAACTCGCGACCGGGAAGAACCTTCTTGACGCTCCGGACGAGGTGACGGATGCGGTGAAGGACTCCTTGTCGAGGCGTCAGCGGGTCCGCGTCCGGCGTGCCATCAAGCGGGCGCATCTCGCCGACTGTCATCCCCTGGTGGGGGACGCCATCTGGCGCGCGGCGACCTACACGCAGGCGGACCTGGTGGCGTTGATGGCGAAACTGCCGCAGGGGCTGGGATTGACGTTGCTCAAGCTGCTTCAACGGTCGCCGGATGACCGCTACCCCTCAGCGAGAGCGCTGGCGACGGACCTGGGTCGATGGCTTGGGGGCGAGGGAGTCTTCGGCAAGGCGCAAGCGGAGGCCGAGCTGCTCGTGCTCATGAAGAAGGCGGGCAGCGCGATGGCCGAGCTGGGGATTCGGCGACCCCGTGGGGTCGAGGTCTCCGACGAGGCCAGCACCCACTAA
- the gap gene encoding type I glyceraldehyde-3-phosphate dehydrogenase — translation MATRIAINGFGRIGRCILRAALSRKEDLEIVAINDLDKPAALAHLFKYDSVHRTWPGEVKATDKGIVVDGKEIVVTAEKDPTALPWKSLNVDVVLECTGRFTGREGAEKHLKAGAKKVLISAPAKGPDLTIAYGINHGEYDASKHHIVSNASCTTNCLAPIAKVLVDNFGIEKGLMTTVHSYTNDQRILDLTHEDMRRARAAALSMIPTSTGAAKAIGEVIPQLKGKMHGLAVRVPTPNVSLVDLTVNTEKKITQEAVVEAYRAAAAGPLKGILEFSDAQTVSVDYNGNPHSAIFDSTNCFVMGDNMLKVMAWYDNEWGFSNRMVDTAKFLVSKGV, via the coding sequence ATGGCCACTCGCATCGCCATCAACGGGTTTGGACGCATCGGTCGCTGCATCCTCCGCGCCGCGCTCAGCCGCAAGGAAGACCTGGAGATCGTCGCCATCAATGATTTGGACAAGCCCGCCGCCCTGGCGCACCTGTTCAAGTACGACTCCGTGCACCGCACGTGGCCGGGTGAGGTGAAGGCGACGGACAAGGGCATCGTGGTGGACGGCAAGGAGATCGTCGTCACCGCGGAGAAGGACCCGACGGCGCTGCCCTGGAAGAGCCTGAACGTGGACGTGGTGCTCGAGTGCACCGGCCGCTTCACCGGCCGCGAGGGCGCCGAGAAGCACCTGAAGGCGGGCGCCAAGAAGGTCCTCATCTCCGCGCCGGCCAAGGGCCCGGACCTGACCATCGCCTACGGCATCAACCACGGCGAGTACGACGCGTCCAAGCACCACATCGTCTCCAACGCCTCGTGCACCACCAACTGCCTGGCGCCCATCGCCAAGGTGCTGGTGGACAACTTCGGCATCGAGAAGGGCCTGATGACGACGGTGCACAGCTACACCAACGACCAGCGCATCCTGGACCTCACGCACGAGGACATGCGCCGCGCCCGCGCCGCCGCGCTCTCCATGATTCCCACCAGCACCGGCGCCGCGAAGGCCATCGGTGAGGTGATTCCGCAGCTCAAGGGCAAGATGCACGGCCTGGCCGTCCGCGTCCCCACGCCGAACGTGTCCCTGGTGGACCTGACGGTGAACACCGAGAAGAAGATCACCCAGGAGGCCGTGGTGGAGGCCTACCGCGCGGCCGCCGCCGGCCCGCTCAAGGGCATCCTGGAGTTCAGCGACGCGCAGACGGTGTCGGTGGACTACAACGGCAACCCGCACTCGGCCATCTTCGACTCCACCAACTGCTTCGTGATGGGCGACAACATGCTGAAGGTCATGGCCTGGTACGACAACGAGTGGGGCTTCTCCAACCGCATGGTCGACACGGCGAAGTTCCTCGTGTCGAAGGGCGTGTAG
- a CDS encoding S41 family peptidase → MRVGVMWLLALWMSAVAGLGCKTAAQAPDSGVLAVPVETLAEMLEAGYVHPETGKRYAAMLRANLAQGAYRAYVDQTELASRLTADLQAVSADGHLRVIPSDGRPRGPREGGPRGPRGPPGLEPIADARWLADGVAYLRINAFPGDERTVDAVDQFMTEHATAKALILDARTHRGGGPREMNVLLSYLFEQEALLAYMDTPRRNLALECGPPEDAMMPEGEGPEGIHRREHRVHPNTTESRLFGARVFYLVSKRTASAAEHLAMALKRTGRATLVGEPTAGANHFACPQPLGDSLSVVLPVGRTVDPDTGKDWEGVGITPDIQVPADKALDEVLQRLR, encoded by the coding sequence ATGAGAGTCGGAGTGATGTGGCTGCTCGCGCTGTGGATGAGTGCTGTGGCGGGACTGGGATGCAAGACGGCGGCGCAGGCCCCGGACTCGGGAGTCCTTGCCGTACCTGTCGAGACCCTCGCGGAGATGCTGGAGGCCGGCTACGTCCATCCCGAGACCGGCAAGCGGTACGCCGCCATGTTGCGGGCCAATCTCGCCCAGGGGGCCTACCGCGCGTACGTGGACCAGACCGAGCTTGCCAGCCGATTGACGGCGGACCTCCAGGCCGTCTCGGCCGACGGGCACCTGCGAGTCATTCCCTCCGATGGAAGACCCAGGGGCCCAAGGGAAGGCGGCCCCAGGGGCCCTCGTGGTCCTCCTGGGCTGGAGCCCATCGCGGATGCCCGGTGGCTCGCGGACGGGGTCGCCTATCTCCGCATCAATGCCTTTCCTGGCGACGAGCGGACTGTCGATGCGGTGGACCAGTTCATGACGGAGCATGCGACAGCCAAGGCGCTCATCCTCGATGCGCGGACCCATCGCGGCGGGGGGCCCCGCGAGATGAACGTCCTGCTGTCCTATCTCTTCGAGCAGGAGGCGCTCCTGGCGTACATGGACACCCCCCGCCGCAACCTCGCGCTCGAATGCGGACCGCCCGAGGACGCCATGATGCCCGAGGGCGAGGGGCCCGAGGGAATCCACCGGCGGGAGCACCGCGTGCACCCCAACACGACGGAGTCACGCCTCTTTGGCGCGCGGGTCTTCTACCTCGTCTCCAAGCGGACCGCGTCCGCGGCCGAGCACCTGGCGATGGCCCTCAAGCGCACGGGGCGCGCGACCCTGGTCGGCGAGCCCACGGCGGGAGCCAATCACTTCGCTTGTCCACAACCGCTCGGGGACTCGCTGTCCGTGGTCCTCCCCGTGGGCCGGACCGTGGACCCCGACACGGGAAAAGACTGGGAGGGTGTTGGCATCACCCCCGACATCCAGGTCCCCGCCGACAAGGCGCTCGATGAGGTGCTCCAACGCCTGCGGTGA
- a CDS encoding AHH domain-containing protein has product MRIVWSVALLLFASACATSRVVHVDVGGRPVLHESVEVAPVDVSEGEFKTALARLILELRMDVAFREADAVDQRGWVRSRTLLASSKGFADSGDGASPESLSSRICPDGDECLSLVGGTGLTFSRKDRTLMALSFALDTVWERVEAEVGMVLNPTVLKAMVTSAVLTVLLTMSLPEPITKVIAVALTAAMVAYLGVVLVWEIGRAFVQLWDEAEMATSVIALQDIGHRFGRVLGTNGTRVLVLVVMAALGGKSAMAAQGPKLPGFSQAALRAQAEAGFPLHAAMNGGVTSIAMPAAGVLNVALAPGAAAALAMYGEGRFPGDDVGPVHHICTNKNPISEVTGGPWTPLCEKIFKKAGMTLEDVANKVRLKGHEGPHPERYHREVTERLERVVERCRTAETCRVKLERELAKIANELLTPGSPLRSFIVKEGG; this is encoded by the coding sequence ATGCGCATCGTGTGGTCCGTCGCGTTGCTGCTGTTCGCCAGTGCGTGCGCGACGTCTCGTGTCGTCCACGTTGACGTGGGTGGCAGGCCGGTGCTGCACGAGTCCGTGGAGGTCGCCCCAGTCGACGTGAGCGAGGGGGAGTTCAAGACAGCCCTTGCTCGGCTCATCCTTGAGTTGAGGATGGACGTCGCCTTCCGCGAAGCCGATGCAGTTGACCAGCGAGGATGGGTGCGGTCCAGGACGCTGCTCGCATCCTCCAAGGGCTTTGCGGACTCGGGAGATGGCGCGTCACCAGAGTCCCTGTCATCGAGGATCTGCCCTGATGGTGACGAGTGCTTGTCTCTGGTGGGCGGAACGGGGCTGACGTTCTCGCGCAAGGACCGGACGTTGATGGCGTTGTCCTTCGCGCTCGATACCGTCTGGGAGCGCGTCGAGGCGGAGGTCGGGATGGTGCTGAACCCCACGGTCCTCAAGGCGATGGTGACCTCCGCCGTCCTGACGGTGCTCCTCACGATGTCCCTGCCTGAGCCGATCACCAAGGTCATCGCGGTCGCGCTGACAGCGGCGATGGTCGCCTACCTTGGAGTGGTTCTGGTCTGGGAGATTGGGCGTGCTTTCGTACAGTTGTGGGATGAGGCGGAGATGGCGACGAGCGTCATCGCGCTTCAGGACATCGGCCATCGCTTCGGACGTGTGCTGGGAACGAACGGCACGCGTGTCTTGGTTCTTGTCGTCATGGCGGCGCTTGGTGGAAAGAGCGCGATGGCGGCACAGGGCCCCAAACTCCCGGGTTTTTCTCAAGCCGCGCTCCGAGCCCAGGCCGAGGCGGGGTTTCCGCTCCATGCGGCCATGAATGGCGGTGTGACTTCAATCGCGATGCCCGCCGCTGGAGTGCTGAATGTCGCCTTGGCGCCTGGCGCTGCGGCAGCTCTTGCGATGTATGGGGAAGGGAGGTTCCCTGGCGACGACGTGGGGCCTGTGCATCACATCTGTACGAACAAGAACCCGATTTCGGAGGTGACAGGTGGTCCGTGGACGCCCTTGTGCGAGAAGATCTTCAAGAAGGCTGGGATGACGCTCGAGGACGTCGCGAACAAGGTTCGGCTCAAGGGGCACGAGGGGCCGCATCCTGAGCGCTATCATCGGGAGGTGACGGAGCGTCTGGAGCGTGTCGTTGAACGGTGCCGGACGGCTGAGACCTGTCGGGTCAAACTGGAACGGGAGCTTGCGAAGATCGCCAACGAGCTTCTGACGCCAGGCTCTCCGTTGCGGAGTTTCATCGTGAAGGAGGGTGGGTGA
- the secG gene encoding preprotein translocase subunit SecG, whose amino-acid sequence MLTFVTIVHVLVCVFMIFVILLQPGKDAGMGSALGGGAATSAFGGRGAVTFLSKLTGVCAAMFFFTSLGLSFVGLKSSVAAGGSIAAPAPAAPAAPAPAAGETSSPAGQQAAPGTVEQPRGEAAPAEGQQAPAPTPAP is encoded by the coding sequence ATGCTGACCTTCGTCACGATCGTGCACGTCCTCGTGTGCGTGTTCATGATCTTCGTCATCCTGCTGCAGCCGGGTAAGGACGCTGGCATGGGCTCGGCCCTCGGCGGCGGCGCGGCCACGAGTGCCTTCGGTGGTCGTGGCGCGGTGACCTTCCTGAGCAAGCTCACCGGCGTGTGCGCGGCGATGTTCTTCTTCACGTCGCTGGGCCTGTCCTTCGTGGGCCTGAAGTCCTCGGTGGCGGCGGGTGGTTCCATCGCGGCGCCCGCTCCGGCGGCTCCCGCGGCGCCGGCTCCTGCGGCGGGTGAGACGTCGTCTCCGGCGGGTCAGCAGGCGGCCCCTGGGACGGTGGAGCAGCCGCGCGGTGAGGCGGCTCCGGCCGAGGGCCAGCAGGCCCCCGCGCCGACCCCGGCTCCCTGA
- the tpiA gene encoding triose-phosphate isomerase codes for MAVSSRRRKIVAGNWKMNKTVPEALALVRELRGAVTSVGDVVEVVVAPTYLALQAVHVALEGAPLQLAAQNCHWESSGAFTGEVSAPMLAELGCAYVIVGHSERRQLFGETDETVNKKAKAVLAAKMTPILCVGETLAEREANRTLEVVERQVRGGLEGFEAKDVASFVLAYEPVWAIGTGRNATSAQAQEVHAAIRALVGRLYGEETAAQVRIQYGGSVKPDNAAELLGQPDVDGALVGGASLKVGDFAAIIQAAR; via the coding sequence ATGGCCGTCTCGTCTCGACGTCGGAAGATCGTCGCCGGCAACTGGAAGATGAACAAGACGGTGCCGGAGGCCCTGGCGCTGGTCCGTGAGCTGCGGGGGGCGGTGACCTCCGTGGGGGATGTGGTGGAGGTGGTGGTGGCGCCGACGTACCTGGCGCTGCAGGCGGTGCACGTGGCGCTGGAAGGCGCGCCGTTGCAGCTGGCGGCGCAGAACTGCCACTGGGAGTCGTCGGGTGCGTTCACCGGCGAGGTGTCCGCGCCGATGCTGGCGGAGCTCGGGTGTGCCTACGTCATCGTGGGGCACTCGGAGCGCCGGCAGCTGTTCGGCGAGACGGACGAGACGGTGAACAAGAAGGCCAAGGCGGTGCTGGCCGCGAAGATGACGCCCATCCTCTGCGTGGGCGAGACGCTGGCGGAGCGCGAGGCGAACCGGACGTTGGAGGTGGTGGAGCGCCAGGTCCGGGGCGGGCTCGAGGGCTTCGAGGCGAAGGACGTGGCCAGCTTCGTGCTGGCGTACGAGCCGGTGTGGGCGATTGGGACGGGGCGCAACGCGACGTCGGCGCAGGCGCAGGAGGTCCACGCGGCCATCCGGGCGCTGGTGGGCCGGCTGTACGGCGAGGAGACGGCCGCCCAGGTGCGCATCCAGTACGGCGGCAGCGTGAAGCCGGATAACGCCGCGGAATTGCTGGGGCAGCCGGACGTGGACGGGGCGTTGGTGGGTGGGGCGAGCCTGAAGGTCGGCGATTTCGCGGCCATCATCCAGGCGGCCCGGTAG